The Crassaminicella indica genomic interval AAGGAAAATATGGGATATGCTAAAAGGAATGAAGGCTATGGGAAAAACAATCATTCTTACAACTCACTATATTGAAGAAGCTGAATATCTTTGCAATCAAATAGGTCTTATGGATCAAGGAAAAATATTTTATTGTAATACAAGCGATGCTTTAAAAAACAATCTTGGTAAATTTACTGTCGAATATTTTAATACAGAAAAAATAACAGAATATAAGTATTTTCAATCTATAGAAGAAGCAAAAGAATATGCTCATTCACTTGATACACATTATATTTTGAGAAATACAAATCTAGAAGATGTTTTTTATAATTTTACGAATAGGAAGGTACAATAAATGGAAGTTTTCACAATACTTTGGCGAGAATTTGCTTTTTTCAAAAAAAGAGCTTTCAAAATTACTTCTTCTGCAGTCATCACTCCTCTTTTATATTTATTAGCATTTGGATGGGGACTAGGAGCAGATGTTTCCATAGAAGGATATAGTTATCTACATTATATTATTCCTGGAATAATTGCTATGTCTACAATGCATACAAGCTTTAATGCTGTAGCCATTAGAATTTCTGTAGCAAGACTTCACGAAAAAAGCTTTGAATACTATCTAACAGCACCTGTAAATATGTATTTATTAACACTAGGCTACGTCATAGCTGGAGCATTACGTGGTTTTTATGCGGGATGTATCATTTTAATAGTCTCTTATCTATTTGGTGCTTATATCAATATTACATTTTCTTTTTTGCTAATATGCTTTTTGAACAGTCTTCTCTTTGCTGCTTTTGGATATTTTGCAGCAATGGTCATAAATACTCATTATGACATGAATCGCTTCACAAGCTTTGTCATTACACCTATGACCTTCTTATGTGGAACATTTTTTTCATTAGAAAAAATGCCATATATTATAAAAAGAATCATAGAGATACTTCCTCTTACCCATGCTATAATGGGGCT includes:
- a CDS encoding ABC transporter permease; this encodes MEVFTILWREFAFFKKRAFKITSSAVITPLLYLLAFGWGLGADVSIEGYSYLHYIIPGIIAMSTMHTSFNAVAIRISVARLHEKSFEYYLTAPVNMYLLTLGYVIAGALRGFYAGCIILIVSYLFGAYINITFSFLLICFLNSLLFAAFGYFAAMVINTHYDMNRFTSFVITPMTFLCGTFFSLEKMPYIIKRIIEILPLTHAIMGLRNIALKGITNYFSIFILLTYFLILYALGVYASYREI